A window of Ipomoea triloba cultivar NCNSP0323 chromosome 2, ASM357664v1 contains these coding sequences:
- the LOC116011389 gene encoding plant cysteine oxidase 2-like, producing the protein MVNMVQRLYETCKDVFRNGESGYVPPPADIQRLTAVLDGVNAEDMNLTSMRLFRRRRSRQHDPPAIIYIHIYECRQFSIGIFCLPACGVIPLHDHPGMTVLSKLLFGSMHLKSFDWVENDASTSIIHNALHQGQQQGGRRLAKVKVDADLSAPCDVSVLFPAAGGNMHCFRALTPCAILDVLGPPYSQTQARNCTYYHDFPFTPFSSDGGELKADVDVKGYAWLEERAKPESFIVAPAPYSGPTILER; encoded by the exons ATGGTGAACATGGTTCAAAGATTGTACGAGACATGCAAGGATGTTTTTAGAAATGGCGAAAGTGGTTATGTTCCACCTCCGGCCGACATCCAAAGGTTGACGGCAGTTCTAG ATGGTGTGAACGCTGAGGATATGAATCTCACAAGTATGAGGCTTTTCAGGAGGAGGAGAAGTAGACAGCATGACCCTCCTGCTATcatctacattcacatatatgAATGTCGCCAATTTTCA ATTGGGATATTTTGCTTACCAGCTTGTGGTGTAATTCCACTTCATGATCATCCTGGCATGACTGTGTTGAGCAAGCTTCTGTTTGGAAGCATGCACCTTAAATCTTTTGATTGGGTGGAAAATGATGCATCCACAAGCATCATACACAATGCCCTCCATCAAG ggcagCAGCAGGGTGGGCGTCGATTAGCAAAGGTTAAAGTGGACGCAGACTTGAGTGCCCCCTGCGATGTGTCCGTACTATTTCCGGCCGCCGGCGGCAACATGCACTGCTTCCGAGCACTCACACCTTGCGCCATATTAGATGTTCTTGGACCCCCTTATTCCCAAACTCAAGCCCGAAACTGCACTTACTATCATGATTTCCCTTTCACACCATTTTCATCAG ACGGTGGAGAGTTGAAGGCAGATGTGGATGTGAAGGGTTATGCATGGCTTGAAGAGAGGGCAAAGCCTGAGAGTTTCATTGTGGCTCCTGCACCCTATTCTGGTCCAACAATTTTAGAGAGATGA